The following is a genomic window from Prevotella sp. E13-17.
CATTGTCATGATTAGCAGACTGATATATGCCACTATCTTTTTCTTCATTGCTCTCGATTGATTTAGGCTTGCAAATTTACAGTGAATTCCCGAAATCTCCAAATTAATTTGTGTATTTCACAAGAAAACAGTAACTTTGCCGATTGAAAAAGAGCCGACCTGCACAAGGAGGACAGCAATTATCCACCAATGTAAAGAAACAGATTGCATTGGTGCAACGAAATAACGAGATAGACATAGAAATCATTCATAAAGAGATATATAGATTATATGGAATCAAAACTGGTCATTTACAATACGCTGACACGACAGAAAGAGCGTTTTGAACCACTCCATGCACCCAACGTTGGCATGTATGTCTGTGGTCCCACCGTCTATGGCGATCCACATCTGGGCCATGCACGTCCTGCCATCACCTTCGATCTAGTATTCCGCTATTTGAAGCATTTGGGATACAAGGTGCGCTACGTACGCAACATCACTGACGTAGGTCATCTGGAGCACGATGCCGACGAAGGCGAGGATAAGATTGCCAAGAAAGCCCGTCTGGAACAGCTCGAACCTATGGAGATTGCTCAGTACTACACCAACCGCTATCATCAGTACATGGACGCACTCAACGTGCTGCGCCCTTCTATCGAGCCTCACGCCACGGGCCACATCATTGAGCAGCAACAGCTGGTACAGCAGATTATCGACAATGGATTTGCATACGAGAGCAACGGCTCTATCTACTTCGACATTGAAGCCTACAATAAGAAGTTCCAGTATGGCATCCTGTCAGGCCGTTCGCTGGAGAACGTGAAGGATGCCAGCCGCGAACTGGATGGTGTCGGAGAGAAGCACAACCAAGCCGATTTCGCTCTGTGGAAGAAAGCTCAGCCCGAGCACATCATGCGCTGGCCCTCGCCTTGGAGCGACGGTTTCCCCGGTTGGCACTGCGAGTGTACCGCGATGGGACGCAAGTATCTGGGTGAGATGTTCGACATCCACGGTGGTGGTATGGACTTGGTGTTCCCTCACCATGAGTGCGAGATTGCCCAGGCGCAGGCTTCCATGGGGCATCCTGCCGTGAAATACTGGATGCACAACAACATGCTGACCATCAACGGTCAGAAGATGGGCAAGTCGTACAACAACTTCATCACCCTTGAACAGTTCTTCACAGGCAATCATCCACTGCTCGAGAAAGCCTATTCTCCCATGACCATACGCTTCTTCGTTTTGAGCGCCCACTATCGCGGCACCGTTGACTTCTCAAACGAGGCCCTACAGGCTGCTGAGAAGGGTTATGAGAAGTTGATGAATGCCATTGCCGATTTGGATCGCATCCAGGTGAGCGACAAGTGCGACGCCGAAACAGAGAAGGTGGTCAAGACACTGCGCGAGAAGTGCTACGATGCCATGAATGACGATCTGGCTACGCCTCTGGTTCTGAGCCATCTCTTCGAAGCTTGCACCGTTGTCAACAAGTTGGTTGACCACAAGGCCACCATCTGTGCCGACTGTCTGAAGGAGCTTTCTGAGACTATGAAGCTCTTTGCTTTCGACATTCTCGGCCTAAAGTCAGAGAAAAGCGGCTCTAACGACGAGCGTGAGGCTGCCTTTGGCAAGGTGATGGACATGGTTCTGGAATTACGTGCTAAGGCCAAGGCCGAAAAAGACTGGGCTACCAGCGACAAGATTCGCGATGAGCTTGCTGCTGCCGGTTTTGAAGTGAAAGACACGAAAGACGGTGTTACTTGGAAGTTGAACAAGTAAGTCTTACACTCTCAACAAAAAAAAGAAGAAGGGTTAGGTGTTCACCTATTCCTTCTTTTTTTGATCTTTTCAAGCAAAAACACAAATTAATTTGGTTATTCTCCCGAATTGCGCTATTTTTGCGCTATGAAGATGGAAGCTGGAAATCATTTGCGATACTCTCTAAGGGGCAAATCCTTGAATTTCTTTGGAGAACCGGGCTATGGTAGTCTTGGTATTATTCATCTTGCAATAGGTATTACATTATAGCAGAAAATGAAACGAATTGCTTTTCTTTTGGTTGTTGTCATGACGGGTGTGTGTGCTTATGCACAGCTGGACGTCAAGGAGTTGAAACTTAGTAATGGCATGACCGTATGGCTGAACGAGGATCACTCCCAGCCAAAAGTCTTTGGCGCTGTTGTGGTAAAGGCTGGCGCAAAGGACTGTCCCAATACGGGTATTGCTCACTATTTTGAGCATATCATGTTTAAGGGTACTGACCGCATGGGCACTATTGACTATGAGAAAGAGAAACCTTGGCTCGACAGTATCTCGGCACAATACGACCTGCTCAGCAAGACCAAGAATGAGGCAGAGCGCACTCGCATCCAGAAACATATCAACGAACTAAGTCTAAAGGCTGCCAACTATACGATTCCCAATGAGTTCAGTCGGTTGATAACAAAATATGGTGGCAGTTCTCTGAATGCCGGCACCGGTCATGATTTGACCTACTATCACAACTCGTTCCTGCCACAGTTCATAGAACAGTGGTGCTGGCTGAACTCCGAGCGACTCATCAAACCTGTGTTCCGCGGTTTTCAGGGTGAGTTAGAGAATGTTTACGAGGAGAAAAACCGTGCAGCCGATGCCCTAGGCAATGCGCAGGATAAAGTGTTCAGTGCGGTGTTTAAGACCCAGCCCTATGCCTATTCTCTCATTGGTTCTACGGAGAATCTGAAGAATCCACGTCTGTCTGATATGGAAGCCTTTTTCAAGAAATACTATGTAGCATCAAATATGGGCCTGATCCTCTGCGGAGATATTAAGCCTGATGCGGCGCTGACAGCTTTGTTGGAGAAGACCTTCGGACGTGTGCAGACTGGTCCTGCGCCAGAACGAATAAAGAGCCCTATGCCTACGATTACGGCTGGCGAGCGTGAGGAGGTGGAACTGCCTATCCCGCTTGTGGGTGCTGAGGCTCTGATATTCAAGGCTCCAACAGAGTTTGAGCCAGATGCTCATGCGCTCGACTTGGCTAACAAGCTGCTATATAACGGTAAGGCTGGTCTTCTAGATTCGCTGGTCAACGAACACAAATTGATGATGGCTGCAGCTGTGAGTGCCTCGTTGGATGATGCAGCAGGTTCTGGCATTGTGGTCATTCCCAACCTCTTCGGTAAGATGAAAAAGGCTGAGGCCCGTGTGATGGAACAGGTCAAAAAGGTGATGGACGGTGATTTTACTGACGAGCAGATGGAGGCCCTGAAGCAAGAGATGCTGATGGAGGCAGAACTGAACATAGAAACGATTAGCAATCGCTCGAATGTGCTGATTGATGCATTCTCGAAAGGGCGCAGTTGGCAGGATGTGCTTCAAAAGATGGAAGGTATTCGCCGACTGACAAAGGCCGACGTGGTAGCTGCGGCAAGAAAGTATTATGGTGCCAACTATATCACTTTGGTCAAGAAATACGGCACGTCGAAGAAAGAAACACTGAAACAGCCAGGCTATAAGCCTATCAGTCCGAAAAATATGGATACGAAGTCGGCCTTTGCCCAGCAGTTAGAGCAGGTGCCTGTCAAGGATACAACGGTACGTACCGTTGACTTTAAAAAGGATGTGACTATCCATCCTCTCAAATCTCAAACCGTGTTGTTTTACAAGGAGAACCCCATCAATGACGTATTTAGTTTTACCATCCGCTACAAGGATGGTGAACTGCATACACCAGCACTGAAGATCATGGCCGACTATCTGTCGCAGTTGGGCACCGACTCACTGAAGAAACAGCAGTTGGAACAGGCTTGGCAGCGTATTGGCACCACGATGGAGATAGTGCCTGACAACGTAACTTTCAGCATCAACCTCACAGGTCCTGACAATCAACTGGTGCCTGCCCTGCAGCTGTTGGCACATTTCCTGCGTTCGGCCAAAGGAGATCGTGATGCACTCAAAGATGTGAAGGATGAGGACAGGGTGGAACGTAAGAGCTTCGGCAAACAGAAAGACGACGTGTTGCGACCTGTGATGCATCGTATCGCTTATGGAGAAAGGTCGTCTTATCTCACGCAGATGAGTAGGAAGGAGGTGACGTCTCTGACAGATGAAGACCTGATGGTGCTCTTCCGTGAGTTGCAGCGATATGAGTGCGAAATCTTCTACTGTGGTCGCCAACCTATAGCGTATGTAGCGAACGAGTCGCAACGCATCCTTCCTTTGGCTCAATGCACCAAGCCTCAGGCTGATACGTTCCGTCCTTTCCTGCAGTATGATGCCCCAGTGGTCTATTTCTATCATGTGCCAAAGTCACGCCAGAACTATGTGGCCAGCTATGACGCTATCGGAGCGTTGCCTACACAGGCTGACCGTGCGCAGTTCAAGCTCTGGGATGAGTATTTCGGAGGCAGTATGTCGTCTGTGCTTTTCCAAAATGTCCGTGAGTTCCGCTCGCTGGCTTACTCTACGGGTGGCAATGCTCTGACTACAAGTCTTGCCAGGCATCCAGATTCAGTGCAAGGTTATGTCACGATAACAGGTACCCAAGCCGATAAGACATTGGAGGCGCTCTCAACCATAGACTCTCTGTTGCATCAGATACCGATGAAAGAGAACAATCTGGAAGCCGCGCGTCAGAGCGTTGTCAATGATATCCAGAATGCTTATCCTACTTTCCGTACCGTGGGAGAATATGTGGCAAACCAACTGAGAGATGGGTATAGCGCTGATCCTCATGCGGATATTGCCAAAGACATACCTGCCGTTACGTCTCAGGACATCAAGCAGTTCCACCAACGGTATATCGCCTCTAATAAAAATCGTGTCTGGGTGGTTATTGGCGACAAGAAACTGACGGACATGAAGGCCCTTGCTCGCTTCGGAAAGGTGATAGAACTGAAGAAAGAGGATGTATATAGGTAAGATATACATAGGTTAAGAAAAAGCCTGTGATACAAAGAAATATATTCTTTCGTTTTGCTATTCGCTGACTTATTCGTACCTTTGCAACCATGAATTTGAAGGATTTTGAGATTATGGCGCCTGTGGGCAGCCGCGACTCGCTGGCTGCAGCGCTGAAAGCGGGAGCCGACTCCGTGTATTTTGGAGTAGAACAGCTGAACATGCGTTCACATTCGGCCAATCATTTCACCATCGACGACCTGCGCGAAATTGCTGCTACATGTAACGAAGCAGGCGTCAAGACCTACCTCACAGTGAACACCATCATCTATGGCGAGGACATCGCGATGATGCATCAGATTGTAGATGCTGCCGTCGAGGCCAAGATATCGGCTGTGATTGCCTGCGACATTGCCGTGATGACCTACTGCCGCAAGGTAGGCATGGAGGTTCACCTCTCCACACAGTTGAACATCTCCAATGCCGAAGCACTGAAGTTCTACGCTCAGTTTGCCGATGTCGTCGTGCTGGCACGCGAACTCCGTATGGATCAGGTGGCCGAGATCTACCGTCAGATAGAAGAGCAGAACATCTGCGGTCCCAGCGGCAAACAGGTACGCATCGAGATGTTCTGCCACGGTGCTCTGTGCATGGCCGTGAGTGGCAAGTGCTATATGAGTCTTGACAACACGGGGCGCTCGGCAAACCGAGGCTCGTGCATGCAGATATGTCGCCGTTCATACCTGGTGACCGACCGCGAGACGGGCACCGAACTGGAGATAGACAACAAGTATATCATGAGTCCCAAAGACCTGAAGACTGTTCGTTTCATCGACAAGATGATGAATGCCGGTGTCCGCGTCTTCAAGATTGAAGGACGTGCGCGCGGTCCCGAATATGTGCTCACCGTGGTGCAATGCTATAAGGAAGCCATCCAGAGCGTACTCGACGGCACGTTTACCGAAGAGAAGAAGGATGCTTGGGACGAGCGCCTTGCCACCGTCTTCAACCGAGGTTTCTGGGATGGTTACTATCAAGGACAGACACTGGGCGAGTGGAACACCAACTACGGCTCAAGTGCCACCGAGCGCAAGAAGTATATCGGCAAGGGCGTAAAATACTTCTCGAAGTTGGGGGTAGCAGAGTTCTCTGTAGAAGCTGGCACTTTCAGCGTAGGCGACAAGATGCTCATCACCGGTCCCACAACAGGTGCACTCTATGTGACCGTTGATGAGATTCACGATGACACCAGCAGTGTACAAACAGCCCAACAAGGCACACGCGTCAGCATCAAGGTGCCAGAGAAGGTGCGTCCCAGCGACAAGCTATTCCTCATTGAGAAAGTTGAACATTAATAGTTCTTGGTGTTGCCAAGCAAATCAATTATTGATAATTAGGGAATCATTGAAATATGACTATCAACGAAAGACAAGACGAAATTATCGAGGAATTCAGTGGATTTGACGACTGGATGGATAAATACCAACTGCTCATCGACTTAGGCAATGAGCAGGAGCCGCTTGACGAGAAATACAAAACAGAGAGCAACCTGATTGACGGCTGCCAAAGTCGAGTATGGCTACAGGCCGACTATGTCGATGGAAAGATTCACTTCCAAGCCGAGAGCGATGCGCTGATTGTGAAAGGCATTGTGGCATTGCTCATCCGTGTACTTAACGACCAAACGCCGCAAGACATTCTGAGTGCCGACCTCTACTTCATCGAAGAGATTGGCCTGAAGGAGCACCTCTCCCCCACCCGCAGCAATGGTCTGCTGGCTATGGTTAAACAGGCTCGCATGTATGCGTTGGCCTTCAGTCAGAAAGCATAAAGGGGACTACTCTGTCAGATTCTCTTCATACGCATTGATGCGCTGCAGGTAGTAATCACGAAAATCATCCCAATGATAGTATGGGGCAACATCTGTATTCAAAGGCAGAGTTGCCTCATTTTCGTTTAACAGGATTTTGAACAACACATCCTTATCTGATACATTCTTGCGATAAAATGCGAACTGGACATTAGCCCCCATCGGCAAGACGCGATAGTCCACCCATCCACGTTTTTCCAGTTGATCCAGTTCATCCACCTGTTGATCGTAGCCATCCAGTCCCAACAAGCACACCAGTGGCATGATTACCATCTCATGACCAAAGCGAAGCGTACTGCCAGGATGTGCCATTTTGATACAACTGTCGGCCTGCTCAATGATGCGTCGCAACAGGTTGCGCTGCGAATAAGGCTGATCACCACCATCATACGGTGAGAATCCGTTTGTCAGATACTGCAACACATTCTCTTTCTGCCAGTTTTCGTATATCTCTTGATCAGTGTATAGATCATAGAAGGTCATCTCCTTGCGCAATTCCGAGCTCTGCAGATTGGATGCCAACCGAAACAGATGTCGGTTGAGCTTCTCACCATCCACCTGCTGTTCCAGATAGTCTTTGTCATTAAACAAAGCGCCCACCATGCGCTGCCAGCGACGACGTTTCTTACAGAACGTGTCAAAAGCCCGACGCTTCTGTGCCGACAGTCGTTCGGCCTGCAGCCCACTATCCCGCTGACACATATAGTACATCTCATGAAGGCTGGCATCCTGATGAATATCCAACTTCTGATTCAACAGCAACAATTGCTGCAATGCCACGCCCATGGCCAGCACCGTCTGTCCGTCGGTGGTACTATGCGCCTCCACATGCGCCCCTTCTCCAAACACAGGTCTGAATCGTTCATACATGCGTGCAATGATGACCCGCTGTTGCGACAGTCCCACCTCTGTCAGTTCGCCCCATCGCTGATAAGCCTCAGCCTTCATCCGTCTGACACGATCCAGCACATCTTTCCCCAGCGAGGTCAGCATGCCCTTATCATCAGCCGTCGTCAGGCAGTTCAAAGCAAAGTCATAGTCTATCTCCTCCTCATGATGATGCGAGCCGAAATGTCCGTAGTGGCTGACATAGAACAAGCGTTTCCCTTCGGGAGCTGGTGTCTGTTTGCGCTGCCGCGGGATAGGATATGCCAAAAACTCGCCACCAGACAGTCTCAGGTTCTTCTTGAACTCCTCCTTGGGCGTCGGTGCCTGTGTTTGCATCTGTATTTGACCCATGCCAGAAGACGAGAGTGCCGTCAGCATCAGCAGAAAAAACAGTTTTCGCATTGTTCTTAGTTATTATTTGATGCAAAAGTACAAAATAAATCAGAATTCTTCATGAAAGCATCTAAAAAAATTTGGTTATTCACGTTGTTTTCAGTAACTTTGCTCCAAAATTAAAGCACATGGCAAAGAATCAAGTTTGGAACGATGACTTCTGGTTGCCGCTACTGCAGCTCTACCTGAAAAAACCTGTAGGCACCAAACCACTCTACAGCAAAGATTTGGTGGACCTCAGCCTGGAGTTACACATTGCTCCACAGGCCCTGCAAGCTCGCATGCACCAGATAGAAAGACTTGAGACTCCACTCATTGAGCGCCTCTGGCAGACCTACAGCGAGAATCCTCGCCGCCTGCAGCGTGCTGTCAACACCCTGCGTCAGATGAAAGACTTTGGCGCCAGCGATGCATTCTATCGTGGTGTCGAGATACAAGAGTCGTTCGAGAAAGACTTCCGCCCATTGCCCGAGAACGAGCGGCTGAAGCCCGTCATGCTGATTCTTGTGCTCAATCTCTTCTTCCAGCTGACCCCTGCCACAATGGTCGAAGAGACGCCTGAGGTTGTCGAGCTGGCCCGCCAGATGAAGCTGTCGCCTGCCGAGGTCGTTGAAGTGCTCGTCACCTTCCAATCGTGCGATCCCTACTTTACCAAAAGTGATGTCACGCCATCACCACTCTTGCCCGCATGCCAGCAGATCTGGCATCGCTATGGCAATGGAGACCCCAACCAGCTTAACGAACTGGCACAGGAACTGATGGCTTATTTCAAGTAAATTATGGCTCAGATTCAGACTCAGGAACAGCGACAAGAACAGCGCATGCAGCAAGCCATCTCGCAGCAACAGCTGTTGAATGCACAACTGGTGGAACTACCCCTTCAGCAATTCATTGAACGGGTCAACACCGAGATGCACGACAATCCTGCTCTGGAACAACAGACAGACGAGCCAGAATATCCCGACAACCCAGATTTTAACGACAGTCTTGACGCTCAGGATAACCCCAACGAAGACTACGACAGTCAGCGAGAACGCGAAGAACGTCAAGACGCGCTTGACGCCGCCTTGCAAAGTTTTGGCCAAGACGACGAGGATCTGCCTGTCTATTCTGGCAGTCACACCACGGACGAAGATTCTCATGAAGAAGAGTCCTTTGGCACCAACGAGACCTTCTATGACATGCTGCTACAGCAAGTCAGCGAACTGGAACTCAGCGACGAGGAACGCTATGTGATGGAGTATCTCATCCGCTCATTGGCCGACGATGGTCTGCTGCGCACTCCCATCGACACCATCGCAGAGGAGCTGGCAATCTATCACAACATTGATCTCAGCCCAGAAGAAGTCGAGAAGATTCTTCATCGTCTTCAGCAATTTGACCCACCAGGCATTGGCGCTCGCAATCTGCAGGAATGCCTGCAACTACAAGTTAAGCGCAAACTCGACGAAGACACCAGTAACGTCGCGCCACAAGACAAGCTCGACATGGAGCAGCTCATGCTGCGCGTCCTCACCGATCACTTCGACGACTTTAAGAACCAGCGATGGGATAAGTTGCAGAAAGACCTCAACATAGGCAGTCAGCGGATGCAAGACCTGACGCGCGAACTGCGTCACCTCAATCCACGTCCTGGTGCATCCATGAGTGAGACCATCGGTCACTCCATACACCAAATCACCCCCGATTTCATTGTTGAAACACAAGACGATGGTACCGTCACCTTCACACTGAACACCAACGACATACCACAGTTGCAGGTTTCTCCATCATTTGCCGAACTGCTGAAGGACTATCAATCCAACAAGGACAGCATGACCCGCCAGATGAAGGAAGCCCTGCTCTACACCCGTCAGAAAGTAAGTGCAGCACAAAGTTTCATCGATGCCATCAAGATGCGTCATCACTCCATGACCCTCACCATGAAGGCCATCATTCAGTTGCAACACCCTTTCTTCGTGGAGGGCGACGAGACGCTACTTCGCCCCATGATATTGAAAGACGTGGCTGAGAAGACCGGACTGGACATCAGCACCGTCTCCCGTGTTTCCAACTCCAAATACGCTCAGACGCGATGGGGTACCTTCCCCCTGCGCTATTTCTTCAGCGAGAGTTTCACCACACAGAATGGCGAGGAGCTGTCCACCCGCGTTGTCAAAGCAGTATTGCGCGAGATGATCAACGAGGAAGACAAGCGCCATCCCCTTGCCGACGATGTTCTCTGTAAGA
Proteins encoded in this region:
- a CDS encoding SufE family protein; amino-acid sequence: MTINERQDEIIEEFSGFDDWMDKYQLLIDLGNEQEPLDEKYKTESNLIDGCQSRVWLQADYVDGKIHFQAESDALIVKGIVALLIRVLNDQTPQDILSADLYFIEEIGLKEHLSPTRSNGLLAMVKQARMYALAFSQKA
- the rpoN gene encoding RNA polymerase factor sigma-54 → MAQIQTQEQRQEQRMQQAISQQQLLNAQLVELPLQQFIERVNTEMHDNPALEQQTDEPEYPDNPDFNDSLDAQDNPNEDYDSQREREERQDALDAALQSFGQDDEDLPVYSGSHTTDEDSHEEESFGTNETFYDMLLQQVSELELSDEERYVMEYLIRSLADDGLLRTPIDTIAEELAIYHNIDLSPEEVEKILHRLQQFDPPGIGARNLQECLQLQVKRKLDEDTSNVAPQDKLDMEQLMLRVLTDHFDDFKNQRWDKLQKDLNIGSQRMQDLTRELRHLNPRPGASMSETIGHSIHQITPDFIVETQDDGTVTFTLNTNDIPQLQVSPSFAELLKDYQSNKDSMTRQMKEALLYTRQKVSAAQSFIDAIKMRHHSMTLTMKAIIQLQHPFFVEGDETLLRPMILKDVAEKTGLDISTVSRVSNSKYAQTRWGTFPLRYFFSESFTTQNGEELSTRVVKAVLREMINEEDKRHPLADDVLCKMLAQKGYPIARRTVAKYREMLGIPIARYRKSN
- a CDS encoding pitrilysin family protein, which codes for MKRIAFLLVVVMTGVCAYAQLDVKELKLSNGMTVWLNEDHSQPKVFGAVVVKAGAKDCPNTGIAHYFEHIMFKGTDRMGTIDYEKEKPWLDSISAQYDLLSKTKNEAERTRIQKHINELSLKAANYTIPNEFSRLITKYGGSSLNAGTGHDLTYYHNSFLPQFIEQWCWLNSERLIKPVFRGFQGELENVYEEKNRAADALGNAQDKVFSAVFKTQPYAYSLIGSTENLKNPRLSDMEAFFKKYYVASNMGLILCGDIKPDAALTALLEKTFGRVQTGPAPERIKSPMPTITAGEREEVELPIPLVGAEALIFKAPTEFEPDAHALDLANKLLYNGKAGLLDSLVNEHKLMMAAAVSASLDDAAGSGIVVIPNLFGKMKKAEARVMEQVKKVMDGDFTDEQMEALKQEMLMEAELNIETISNRSNVLIDAFSKGRSWQDVLQKMEGIRRLTKADVVAAARKYYGANYITLVKKYGTSKKETLKQPGYKPISPKNMDTKSAFAQQLEQVPVKDTTVRTVDFKKDVTIHPLKSQTVLFYKENPINDVFSFTIRYKDGELHTPALKIMADYLSQLGTDSLKKQQLEQAWQRIGTTMEIVPDNVTFSINLTGPDNQLVPALQLLAHFLRSAKGDRDALKDVKDEDRVERKSFGKQKDDVLRPVMHRIAYGERSSYLTQMSRKEVTSLTDEDLMVLFRELQRYECEIFYCGRQPIAYVANESQRILPLAQCTKPQADTFRPFLQYDAPVVYFYHVPKSRQNYVASYDAIGALPTQADRAQFKLWDEYFGGSMSSVLFQNVREFRSLAYSTGGNALTTSLARHPDSVQGYVTITGTQADKTLEALSTIDSLLHQIPMKENNLEAARQSVVNDIQNAYPTFRTVGEYVANQLRDGYSADPHADIAKDIPAVTSQDIKQFHQRYIASNKNRVWVVIGDKKLTDMKALARFGKVIELKKEDVYR
- a CDS encoding histidine-type phosphatase, translating into MRKLFFLLMLTALSSSGMGQIQMQTQAPTPKEEFKKNLRLSGGEFLAYPIPRQRKQTPAPEGKRLFYVSHYGHFGSHHHEEEIDYDFALNCLTTADDKGMLTSLGKDVLDRVRRMKAEAYQRWGELTEVGLSQQRVIIARMYERFRPVFGEGAHVEAHSTTDGQTVLAMGVALQQLLLLNQKLDIHQDASLHEMYYMCQRDSGLQAERLSAQKRRAFDTFCKKRRRWQRMVGALFNDKDYLEQQVDGEKLNRHLFRLASNLQSSELRKEMTFYDLYTDQEIYENWQKENVLQYLTNGFSPYDGGDQPYSQRNLLRRIIEQADSCIKMAHPGSTLRFGHEMVIMPLVCLLGLDGYDQQVDELDQLEKRGWVDYRVLPMGANVQFAFYRKNVSDKDVLFKILLNENEATLPLNTDVAPYYHWDDFRDYYLQRINAYEENLTE
- a CDS encoding U32 family peptidase: MNLKDFEIMAPVGSRDSLAAALKAGADSVYFGVEQLNMRSHSANHFTIDDLREIAATCNEAGVKTYLTVNTIIYGEDIAMMHQIVDAAVEAKISAVIACDIAVMTYCRKVGMEVHLSTQLNISNAEALKFYAQFADVVVLARELRMDQVAEIYRQIEEQNICGPSGKQVRIEMFCHGALCMAVSGKCYMSLDNTGRSANRGSCMQICRRSYLVTDRETGTELEIDNKYIMSPKDLKTVRFIDKMMNAGVRVFKIEGRARGPEYVLTVVQCYKEAIQSVLDGTFTEEKKDAWDERLATVFNRGFWDGYYQGQTLGEWNTNYGSSATERKKYIGKGVKYFSKLGVAEFSVEAGTFSVGDKMLITGPTTGALYVTVDEIHDDTSSVQTAQQGTRVSIKVPEKVRPSDKLFLIEKVEH
- the cysS gene encoding cysteine--tRNA ligase, with product MESKLVIYNTLTRQKERFEPLHAPNVGMYVCGPTVYGDPHLGHARPAITFDLVFRYLKHLGYKVRYVRNITDVGHLEHDADEGEDKIAKKARLEQLEPMEIAQYYTNRYHQYMDALNVLRPSIEPHATGHIIEQQQLVQQIIDNGFAYESNGSIYFDIEAYNKKFQYGILSGRSLENVKDASRELDGVGEKHNQADFALWKKAQPEHIMRWPSPWSDGFPGWHCECTAMGRKYLGEMFDIHGGGMDLVFPHHECEIAQAQASMGHPAVKYWMHNNMLTINGQKMGKSYNNFITLEQFFTGNHPLLEKAYSPMTIRFFVLSAHYRGTVDFSNEALQAAEKGYEKLMNAIADLDRIQVSDKCDAETEKVVKTLREKCYDAMNDDLATPLVLSHLFEACTVVNKLVDHKATICADCLKELSETMKLFAFDILGLKSEKSGSNDEREAAFGKVMDMVLELRAKAKAEKDWATSDKIRDELAAAGFEVKDTKDGVTWKLNK